Proteins encoded together in one Lathyrus oleraceus cultivar Zhongwan6 chromosome 5, CAAS_Psat_ZW6_1.0, whole genome shotgun sequence window:
- the LOC127084694 gene encoding protein EMBRYONIC FLOWER 1 isoform X2 yields the protein MSSIIVIRDIDLNTKLSGFDGCLPISIEKEKKVGVGLSKRSDLENRLEDNLNHQVENVPSPKIYPGFAQEHTTKRGFAQEEHTTKRGCESNGVSNVQFSNNLTYTNKNSTEICNGGTPSADNQCQKELVATAVEADNKCDHTTGPPIESFACNQEVSAGSTDNMVEDDFQDNHSEKSMGVSRRRPRKVRLMTDLLRENAESKTEKAAIQESPFYGISNTSVASQAHLILTGKVDFQGDPTLTNQSRKRKIVLDEVRSTESMHFQRDGFEAQNLEGNAKTTVTLFNKKSNSKGVLAGTGSQVAEKGNWSKSEPERSHIVGKKKNKRNQVVDNYLIPEPQGQRRQNEDTVYTADKAYGSKTVSSRLTPSVFTKKGMDSFPLHTLRIENEFNPSKEKGKMLQTDEELNSFSCHRNDMIVRDSFAYSGIKVRSNVPADVPIPLVQGVMHGKGLEEGLHLSLNNPMSEHGYNQKCIHQIENRLPFSLPFQESTSRVPNLNRKESETNVFGGPIIPFRHTTNTNSGKRNHYEEITGARNTGKTVEAAEQLGINKTYNEQAAEVSEQGTLDDIPMEIVELMAKNQYERCLPDVENRCSIFEKSSNSRNAQMTSGTAVYGKGKMNLLKEGQKEKSKGRPKKNNMVTRGENVKPCKRKPNHYFSPFNGSNLGVNNPYPPQPSFGFEVPQSQKKLSNEFQFSPMISNQLGSARSIKFNGNLEERIPSSATLQALGGCRLHKNVLQQDNEASRIWASLASNRTSLGYDVSQKVASQPSSSNMDITSLRSGAVHMQNSRRDIDLNYTNINATDQEKHSSRNTGAGVFSRMNGEYSFPCKHNGIEPHQNLRGSLDLYSNETIPAMHLLSLMDAGVQSRTPFNVGVNAQMLNRPSYPGDCNTKMDISASKANGTLKRQSSDYYNRSYLSDKPHVCLIGSQTFGTASSAQHGKKFTKDVGSNDQNATKFGKKEKMRSSNAPLQSRFLKQCSLSYNETNTSQQHRLEVHGTHTSVQLKITPGISCTVNRNPAEFTIPETGNVYMIRGEDLKFFNSIPQNKHFSPIPCGHKQQRSLKGTKMKEHSQH from the exons ATGTCTAGCATTATTGTGATAAGAGATATTGATCTTAATACCAAACTGAGTGGTTTCGATGGCTGTCTACCAATTAGTattgagaaagaaaagaaagtCGGAGTTGGACTCAGTAAAAGAAGCG ACCTTGAGAACAGATTGGAGGATAATCTCAATCATCAAGTAGAAAATGTTCCATCCCCAAAAATTTATCCAGGCTTTGCACAAGAGCACACAACTAAAAGAGGCTTTGCACAAGAAGAGCACACAACTAAAAGAG GTTGTGAAAGTAATGGAGTTTCTAATGTTCAGTTTTCTAACAATCTTACATACACGAATAAGAATTCTACTGAGATTTGTAATGGAGGAACACCTTCTGCAGATAACCAATGCCAGAAAGAATTAGTAGCAACAGCCGTGGAGGCAGATAATAAATGTGATCACACAACTGGACCACCTATTGAATCATTTGCTTGTAATCAAGAAGTGTCTGCAGGAAGTACAGACAATATGGTTGAAGATGATTTTCAGGATAATCATTCAGAAAAGTCCATGGGTGTGTCTCGTAGGAGACCTAGGAAGGTGCGTTTGATGACTGACTTGTTGCGTGAAAATGCTGAATCAAAGACAGAAAAAGCTGCCATACAAGAATCCCCATTCTATGGCATTTCCAATACTTCTGTAGCTTCACAGGCACACTTAATTTTAACAGGAAAGGTGGATTTTCAAGGAGATCCGACTTTAACAAATCAGAGTAGAAAAAGGAAAATTGTCCTAGATGAAGTACGGAGTACGGAAAGTATGCATTTTCAGAGGGATGGATTTGAAGCTCAAAATTTAGAGGGGAATGCAAAAACAACTGTTACGCTTTTCAATAAGAAATCCAATTCCAAAGGTGTACTAGCAGGAACAGGTTCACAGGTTGCTGAGAAAGGCAACTGGAGTAAATCTGAACCTGAAAGAAGCCATATTGTGGGTAAGAAGAAGAACAAAAGGAATCAAGTTGTAGACAATTACTTGATTCCTGAGCCACAAGGACAGAGAAGACAAAATGAGGACACCGTGTATACTGCAGATAAGGCATATGGATCTAAAACTGTTTCTTCTAGATTAACTCCTTCTGTGTTTACAAAGAAAGGGATGGATAGTTTTCCTCTCCACACCCTAAGAATAGAAAATGAGTTCAATCCatccaaagaaaaagggaaaatGCTGCAAACCGATGAAGAACTTAATTCTTTTTCCTGCCACAGAAATGACATGATTGTCAGAGATTCATTTGCATATTCAGGCATAAAAGTTAGGTCTAATGTGCCTGCAGATGTTCCAATTCCTTTGGTCCAAGGGGTGATGCATGGAAAAGGACTGGAGGAGGGGTTGCATCTTTCTTTAAACAATCCTATGTCAGAACATGGTTACAACCAAAAATGCATCCATCAAATAGAAAATCGCCTTCCCTTCTCATTGCCTTTTCAAGAGAGCACTTCAAGAGTACCTAATCTTAATAGAAAAGAAAGTGAAACCAATGTTTTTGGAGGACCAATCATTCCTTTCAGGCACACAACAAATACTAATTCTGGAAAGAGAAATCACTATGAA GAAATTACTGGTGCAAGAAATACAGGAAAAACTGTTGAAGCTGCGGAACAGCTAGGTATTAATAAAACATACAATGAGCAAGCAGCCGAGGTGTCTGAGCAGGGAACACTAGATGATATACCCATGGAAATTGTGGAACTCATGGCAAAGAATCAGTATGAGAGGTGTCTTCCTGACGTAGAAAATAGATGCTCAATATTTGAAAAATCCTCTAACAGTAGGAATGCACAGATGACATCTGGTACTGCTGTTTACGGCAAAGGGAAGATGAACTTGTTAAAAGAAGGGCAGAAGGAGAAATCAAAGGGAAGGCCTAAGAAAAATAACATGGTCACAAGAGGAGAGAATGTGAAACCTTGCAAAAGAAAGCCAAATCATTACTTTTCTCCATTCAATGGAAGTAATTTGGGAGTGAATAATCCGTATCCACCTCAACCATCCTTTGGATTCGAAGTTCCGCAGTCCCAAAAGAAGCTATCGAATGAATTCCAGTTTTCGCCTATGATTTCTAACCAGCTTGGTAGTGCACGGAGTATCAAGTTTAATGGGAATCTTGAAGAGCGTATACCCTCTAGTGCTACTTTGCAAGCCCTGGGAGGATGTAGGTTACACAAGAATGTATTACAGCAGGATAATGAAGCTTCTCGCATTTGGGCATCCTTGGCCTCAAATCGCACTTCCTTAGGGTATGATGTGTCACAAAAGGTTGCTTCTCAACCTAGTAGTAGCAACATGGACATAACTTCACTCCGATCTGGTGCAGTACATATGCAAAATTCGAGGAGGGATATTGATCTTAACTACACAAATATCAATGCTACAGACCAAGAAAAGCATAGTAGTAGGAATACAGGTGCTGGAGTCTTCAGCAGGATGAATGGAGAATATTCATTTCCTTGCAAACATAATGGAATAGAGCCTCATCAAAATTTGAGGGGATCTTTGGATTTGTATTCTAATGAGACAATACCTGCCATGCATTTACTTAGCCTTATGGATGCCGGAGTGCAGTCACGTACACCCTTCAATGTTGGTGTTAATGCCCAAATGCTCAATAGACCCTCTTATCCTGGTGATTGCAATACCAAGATGGACATAAGTGCTTCTAAGGCCAATGGTACCCTGAAAAGGCAGTCGTCTGATTATTACAACAGAAGCTACTTATCGGATAAACCCCATGTCTGTTTAATTGGCTCTCAAACCTTTGGCACGGCTTCATCAGCTCAGCATGGAAAGAAGTTTACAAAAGATGTGGGATCCAATGATCAAAACGCAACAAAGtttggaaagaaagaaaagatGAGGAGTTCCAACGCACCCCTGCAGAGTAGATTTCTTAAGCAGTGTAGCTTGTCTTATAATGAAACAAATACTTCCCAGCAACACAGATTGGAAGTTCACGGTACTCATACCTCTGTGCAATTAAAGATCACACCTGGCATCTCATGTACAGTGAACAGAAATCCAGCTGAGTTCACCATTCCAGAAACAGGGAATGTCTATATGATCAGAGGAGAGGATCTCAAATTTTTTAATAGTATTCCCCAAAACAAACATTTTTCCCCTATTCCATGTGGACACAAGCAGCAGAGGAGTTTGAAAGGAACTAAAATGAAAGAACATTCACAACATTGA
- the LOC127084694 gene encoding protein EMBRYONIC FLOWER 1 isoform X1, whose translation MGSSYIEIDSITIDLASSIGKRDAGKCEHFSIREYVSEVRKKDWKLCWPFPIDESEKQPSFPPLDVPKHRCPNSQKENASEDIPKNNQADYNYCITGCRSDTNCSNEALKPCIQKDPMSSIIVIRDIDLNTKLSGFDGCLPISIEKEKKVGVGLSKRSDLENRLEDNLNHQVENVPSPKIYPGFAQEHTTKRGFAQEEHTTKRGCESNGVSNVQFSNNLTYTNKNSTEICNGGTPSADNQCQKELVATAVEADNKCDHTTGPPIESFACNQEVSAGSTDNMVEDDFQDNHSEKSMGVSRRRPRKVRLMTDLLRENAESKTEKAAIQESPFYGISNTSVASQAHLILTGKVDFQGDPTLTNQSRKRKIVLDEVRSTESMHFQRDGFEAQNLEGNAKTTVTLFNKKSNSKGVLAGTGSQVAEKGNWSKSEPERSHIVGKKKNKRNQVVDNYLIPEPQGQRRQNEDTVYTADKAYGSKTVSSRLTPSVFTKKGMDSFPLHTLRIENEFNPSKEKGKMLQTDEELNSFSCHRNDMIVRDSFAYSGIKVRSNVPADVPIPLVQGVMHGKGLEEGLHLSLNNPMSEHGYNQKCIHQIENRLPFSLPFQESTSRVPNLNRKESETNVFGGPIIPFRHTTNTNSGKRNHYEEITGARNTGKTVEAAEQLGINKTYNEQAAEVSEQGTLDDIPMEIVELMAKNQYERCLPDVENRCSIFEKSSNSRNAQMTSGTAVYGKGKMNLLKEGQKEKSKGRPKKNNMVTRGENVKPCKRKPNHYFSPFNGSNLGVNNPYPPQPSFGFEVPQSQKKLSNEFQFSPMISNQLGSARSIKFNGNLEERIPSSATLQALGGCRLHKNVLQQDNEASRIWASLASNRTSLGYDVSQKVASQPSSSNMDITSLRSGAVHMQNSRRDIDLNYTNINATDQEKHSSRNTGAGVFSRMNGEYSFPCKHNGIEPHQNLRGSLDLYSNETIPAMHLLSLMDAGVQSRTPFNVGVNAQMLNRPSYPGDCNTKMDISASKANGTLKRQSSDYYNRSYLSDKPHVCLIGSQTFGTASSAQHGKKFTKDVGSNDQNATKFGKKEKMRSSNAPLQSRFLKQCSLSYNETNTSQQHRLEVHGTHTSVQLKITPGISCTVNRNPAEFTIPETGNVYMIRGEDLKFFNSIPQNKHFSPIPCGHKQQRSLKGTKMKEHSQH comes from the exons ATGGGATCGTCATATATCGAGATCGATTCAATCACTATTGATCTTGCCAGTTCTATTGGTAAGAGGGATGCGGGAAAATGTGAACATTTCTCAATACG TGAATATGTCTCGGAAGTTCGAAAAAAAGACTGGAAACTTTGTTGGCCATTTCCAATAGACGAGTCTGAAAAGCAACCATCATTTCCACCATTAGACGTACCAAAACACCGTTGTCCAAACTCTCAAAAAGAAAATGCTTCCGAAGACATTCCTAAAAATAACCAAGCAGACTATAATTACTGTATTACTGGATGCAGATCTGATACCAACTGTAGTAATGAAGCTCTCAAACCTTGTATTCAGAAAGATCCAATGTCTAGCATTATTGTGATAAGAGATATTGATCTTAATACCAAACTGAGTGGTTTCGATGGCTGTCTACCAATTAGTattgagaaagaaaagaaagtCGGAGTTGGACTCAGTAAAAGAAGCG ACCTTGAGAACAGATTGGAGGATAATCTCAATCATCAAGTAGAAAATGTTCCATCCCCAAAAATTTATCCAGGCTTTGCACAAGAGCACACAACTAAAAGAGGCTTTGCACAAGAAGAGCACACAACTAAAAGAG GTTGTGAAAGTAATGGAGTTTCTAATGTTCAGTTTTCTAACAATCTTACATACACGAATAAGAATTCTACTGAGATTTGTAATGGAGGAACACCTTCTGCAGATAACCAATGCCAGAAAGAATTAGTAGCAACAGCCGTGGAGGCAGATAATAAATGTGATCACACAACTGGACCACCTATTGAATCATTTGCTTGTAATCAAGAAGTGTCTGCAGGAAGTACAGACAATATGGTTGAAGATGATTTTCAGGATAATCATTCAGAAAAGTCCATGGGTGTGTCTCGTAGGAGACCTAGGAAGGTGCGTTTGATGACTGACTTGTTGCGTGAAAATGCTGAATCAAAGACAGAAAAAGCTGCCATACAAGAATCCCCATTCTATGGCATTTCCAATACTTCTGTAGCTTCACAGGCACACTTAATTTTAACAGGAAAGGTGGATTTTCAAGGAGATCCGACTTTAACAAATCAGAGTAGAAAAAGGAAAATTGTCCTAGATGAAGTACGGAGTACGGAAAGTATGCATTTTCAGAGGGATGGATTTGAAGCTCAAAATTTAGAGGGGAATGCAAAAACAACTGTTACGCTTTTCAATAAGAAATCCAATTCCAAAGGTGTACTAGCAGGAACAGGTTCACAGGTTGCTGAGAAAGGCAACTGGAGTAAATCTGAACCTGAAAGAAGCCATATTGTGGGTAAGAAGAAGAACAAAAGGAATCAAGTTGTAGACAATTACTTGATTCCTGAGCCACAAGGACAGAGAAGACAAAATGAGGACACCGTGTATACTGCAGATAAGGCATATGGATCTAAAACTGTTTCTTCTAGATTAACTCCTTCTGTGTTTACAAAGAAAGGGATGGATAGTTTTCCTCTCCACACCCTAAGAATAGAAAATGAGTTCAATCCatccaaagaaaaagggaaaatGCTGCAAACCGATGAAGAACTTAATTCTTTTTCCTGCCACAGAAATGACATGATTGTCAGAGATTCATTTGCATATTCAGGCATAAAAGTTAGGTCTAATGTGCCTGCAGATGTTCCAATTCCTTTGGTCCAAGGGGTGATGCATGGAAAAGGACTGGAGGAGGGGTTGCATCTTTCTTTAAACAATCCTATGTCAGAACATGGTTACAACCAAAAATGCATCCATCAAATAGAAAATCGCCTTCCCTTCTCATTGCCTTTTCAAGAGAGCACTTCAAGAGTACCTAATCTTAATAGAAAAGAAAGTGAAACCAATGTTTTTGGAGGACCAATCATTCCTTTCAGGCACACAACAAATACTAATTCTGGAAAGAGAAATCACTATGAA GAAATTACTGGTGCAAGAAATACAGGAAAAACTGTTGAAGCTGCGGAACAGCTAGGTATTAATAAAACATACAATGAGCAAGCAGCCGAGGTGTCTGAGCAGGGAACACTAGATGATATACCCATGGAAATTGTGGAACTCATGGCAAAGAATCAGTATGAGAGGTGTCTTCCTGACGTAGAAAATAGATGCTCAATATTTGAAAAATCCTCTAACAGTAGGAATGCACAGATGACATCTGGTACTGCTGTTTACGGCAAAGGGAAGATGAACTTGTTAAAAGAAGGGCAGAAGGAGAAATCAAAGGGAAGGCCTAAGAAAAATAACATGGTCACAAGAGGAGAGAATGTGAAACCTTGCAAAAGAAAGCCAAATCATTACTTTTCTCCATTCAATGGAAGTAATTTGGGAGTGAATAATCCGTATCCACCTCAACCATCCTTTGGATTCGAAGTTCCGCAGTCCCAAAAGAAGCTATCGAATGAATTCCAGTTTTCGCCTATGATTTCTAACCAGCTTGGTAGTGCACGGAGTATCAAGTTTAATGGGAATCTTGAAGAGCGTATACCCTCTAGTGCTACTTTGCAAGCCCTGGGAGGATGTAGGTTACACAAGAATGTATTACAGCAGGATAATGAAGCTTCTCGCATTTGGGCATCCTTGGCCTCAAATCGCACTTCCTTAGGGTATGATGTGTCACAAAAGGTTGCTTCTCAACCTAGTAGTAGCAACATGGACATAACTTCACTCCGATCTGGTGCAGTACATATGCAAAATTCGAGGAGGGATATTGATCTTAACTACACAAATATCAATGCTACAGACCAAGAAAAGCATAGTAGTAGGAATACAGGTGCTGGAGTCTTCAGCAGGATGAATGGAGAATATTCATTTCCTTGCAAACATAATGGAATAGAGCCTCATCAAAATTTGAGGGGATCTTTGGATTTGTATTCTAATGAGACAATACCTGCCATGCATTTACTTAGCCTTATGGATGCCGGAGTGCAGTCACGTACACCCTTCAATGTTGGTGTTAATGCCCAAATGCTCAATAGACCCTCTTATCCTGGTGATTGCAATACCAAGATGGACATAAGTGCTTCTAAGGCCAATGGTACCCTGAAAAGGCAGTCGTCTGATTATTACAACAGAAGCTACTTATCGGATAAACCCCATGTCTGTTTAATTGGCTCTCAAACCTTTGGCACGGCTTCATCAGCTCAGCATGGAAAGAAGTTTACAAAAGATGTGGGATCCAATGATCAAAACGCAACAAAGtttggaaagaaagaaaagatGAGGAGTTCCAACGCACCCCTGCAGAGTAGATTTCTTAAGCAGTGTAGCTTGTCTTATAATGAAACAAATACTTCCCAGCAACACAGATTGGAAGTTCACGGTACTCATACCTCTGTGCAATTAAAGATCACACCTGGCATCTCATGTACAGTGAACAGAAATCCAGCTGAGTTCACCATTCCAGAAACAGGGAATGTCTATATGATCAGAGGAGAGGATCTCAAATTTTTTAATAGTATTCCCCAAAACAAACATTTTTCCCCTATTCCATGTGGACACAAGCAGCAGAGGAGTTTGAAAGGAACTAAAATGAAAGAACATTCACAACATTGA